A DNA window from Pseudomonas sp. B21-056 contains the following coding sequences:
- the nhaB gene encoding sodium/proton antiporter NhaB, with amino-acid sequence MSGSMAQAFAHNFLGHSPRWYKACIVTFLIVNALVLWNLGPVVAGWMLVVEFIFTLAMALKCYPLMPGGLLLIEALALGMTTPKALYDELLHNFPVILLLMFMVAGIYFMKDLLLFLFSRLLLGVRSKALLALMFCFLSAFLSAFLDALTVTAVIISAAIGFYSVYHRVASGNDPRQDSSVDEDHDLPSLHHGDLDQFRAFLRSLLMHGVVGTALGGVCTLVGEPQNLLIGHEMGWHFADFFVKVAPVSLPVLVAGLLTCLALEKLRWFGYGTLLPDNVRAVLADYAEQDNRERTSRQRAALIVQGIAALILIVALALHIAEVGLIGLTVIVLITAFTGITDEHRLGNAFKDAMPFTSLLVVFFAVVAVIHDQQLFTPLIQWVLALPADQQPGMLFIANGLLSAISDNVFVATIYITEVKQAFVSGHMSREQFETLAVAINTGTNLPSVATPNGQAAFLFLLTSAIAPLIRLSYGRMVWMALPYTVVMGGLGWFAVTYWL; translated from the coding sequence ATGTCCGGTTCCATGGCCCAGGCTTTCGCCCACAACTTCCTTGGGCACTCACCCCGCTGGTACAAGGCGTGCATCGTCACCTTCCTGATCGTCAATGCCCTGGTGTTATGGAACCTCGGTCCGGTGGTGGCAGGCTGGATGCTGGTGGTGGAATTCATCTTCACCCTCGCCATGGCCCTCAAGTGCTATCCTTTGATGCCCGGCGGCCTGTTGTTGATCGAAGCCCTGGCGTTGGGCATGACCACGCCCAAGGCGCTGTACGACGAACTGTTGCACAACTTTCCGGTGATCCTGCTGTTGATGTTCATGGTGGCCGGGATCTACTTCATGAAGGACCTGCTGCTCTTTCTGTTTTCCCGTCTGCTGCTGGGCGTCCGCTCCAAGGCGTTGCTGGCCCTGATGTTCTGCTTCCTCTCGGCGTTCCTGTCGGCCTTTCTCGATGCGTTGACCGTCACGGCGGTGATCATCAGCGCCGCGATAGGTTTCTATTCGGTTTATCACCGCGTGGCCTCGGGCAACGACCCGCGCCAGGACAGCAGCGTCGATGAAGACCACGACCTGCCCTCCTTGCACCATGGCGACCTGGATCAGTTCCGGGCCTTTTTGCGCAGCCTCTTGATGCATGGCGTCGTCGGCACCGCGCTGGGTGGCGTGTGCACCTTGGTGGGCGAGCCACAGAACCTGCTGATCGGCCATGAAATGGGCTGGCATTTCGCGGACTTTTTCGTGAAGGTCGCACCCGTGTCGCTGCCGGTCCTGGTGGCTGGGCTGCTGACCTGCCTGGCCTTGGAAAAGCTGCGCTGGTTCGGTTACGGCACGCTGCTGCCGGATAACGTTCGCGCCGTGTTGGCCGACTACGCGGAACAGGACAACCGCGAGCGCACCTCACGCCAACGCGCGGCCCTGATCGTCCAGGGAATCGCCGCGCTGATCCTGATCGTGGCCCTGGCCCTGCATATTGCCGAAGTTGGCCTGATCGGCCTGACCGTCATCGTGTTGATCACCGCGTTCACCGGCATCACCGATGAACATCGACTGGGCAACGCCTTCAAGGACGCGATGCCGTTCACCTCGCTGCTGGTGGTGTTCTTCGCAGTGGTGGCGGTGATTCACGATCAACAGCTGTTCACGCCGTTGATCCAATGGGTACTGGCCCTGCCCGCCGATCAGCAGCCAGGCATGCTGTTCATCGCCAACGGCCTGCTGTCGGCCATCAGCGACAACGTGTTCGTGGCAACCATCTACATCACTGAGGTGAAGCAGGCCTTCGTCTCCGGGCACATGAGCCGCGAACAGTTCGAGACTCTGGCAGTGGCCATCAATACCGGCACCAACCTGCCCAGCGTTGCCACGCCCAACGGCCAGGCCGCCTTCCTGTTCCTGCTGACGTCGGCCATTGCCCCGCTGATTCGCCTGTCCTATGGGCGGATGGTGTGGATGGCCTTGCCTTATACCGTGGTGATGGGTGGCTTGGGGTGGTTTGCGGTGACGTATTGGTTGTAG
- a CDS encoding sigma-54 dependent transcriptional regulator → MVEASTSRRLLVVDPCDDCHRLLPGLRTIGWEVESCSLDHAGDRTCDVGLLRLQPFHLERPEAVKELISRSGTEWIAVLNQEVLRLKNVGDFVCEWFFDFHTLPFDVSRVQVTLGRAFGMARLRGQGSVHIHLPEHELLGDSKPIRELRKLLSKLAPTESPVLIRGESGTGKELVARTLHSQSLRRNKPFIAINCGAIPEHLIQSELFGHEKGAFTGAHQRKIGRIEAAHGGTLFLDEIGDLPLELQANLLRFLQEKHIERVGGSQPIAVDVRVLAATHVDLEAAIEHRLFREDLYYRLNVLQVVMAPLRERHGDLSMLASHFSHLYSQETGRRPRSFSEDALVAMGMHDWPGNVRELANRVRRGLVLAEGRQIEARDLGLASHQGIVAPMGTLEDYKTRAERQALSDVLNRHSDNLSVAARVLGVSRPTFYRLLHKHQIR, encoded by the coding sequence ATGGTCGAAGCCAGTACGTCACGTCGTCTGCTCGTGGTTGATCCCTGCGATGATTGCCATCGCCTGTTGCCGGGTCTGCGCACCATCGGCTGGGAGGTCGAGAGTTGTTCCCTTGACCATGCCGGTGATCGAACGTGCGATGTGGGGCTCCTGAGATTGCAGCCTTTTCATCTGGAACGCCCGGAAGCGGTCAAGGAGTTGATCAGCCGCAGTGGTACCGAGTGGATCGCCGTGCTCAACCAGGAAGTGCTGCGCCTGAAGAATGTCGGCGATTTCGTCTGCGAATGGTTCTTCGATTTCCATACGCTGCCCTTCGATGTATCACGGGTCCAGGTGACGCTGGGCCGGGCGTTTGGCATGGCGCGCCTGCGCGGGCAGGGCTCGGTTCATATCCATTTGCCCGAGCACGAGTTGCTGGGCGACAGCAAGCCGATTCGCGAATTGCGCAAACTGTTGAGCAAGCTGGCGCCTACCGAATCACCGGTATTGATTCGTGGCGAGAGCGGGACCGGCAAGGAGCTGGTGGCACGTACACTGCATTCGCAGTCCCTGCGTCGCAACAAGCCGTTCATTGCCATCAACTGTGGCGCCATCCCGGAACATCTGATCCAGTCCGAATTGTTCGGCCACGAGAAAGGGGCGTTTACCGGCGCTCACCAGCGCAAGATCGGGCGCATCGAAGCGGCCCATGGCGGGACACTGTTCCTGGATGAGATTGGCGACCTACCCCTGGAGTTGCAGGCCAATCTGCTGCGATTTCTGCAGGAAAAACACATAGAACGGGTCGGTGGCAGCCAGCCGATTGCCGTCGATGTCCGGGTATTGGCGGCTACCCACGTGGATCTGGAAGCGGCCATCGAACACCGGCTGTTTCGCGAAGACTTGTACTATCGCCTGAACGTGCTGCAAGTGGTGATGGCGCCCCTGCGTGAGCGCCATGGCGACTTGTCGATGCTCGCCAGTCACTTTTCCCATCTCTACAGCCAGGAAACCGGTCGCCGGCCGCGCAGCTTCAGCGAGGACGCCCTGGTGGCGATGGGCATGCATGACTGGCCGGGCAATGTCCGGGAACTGGCCAACCGGGTCCGGCGTGGCCTGGTGCTGGCCGAGGGGCGGCAGATCGAAGCCCGGGACCTTGGCCTGGCCAGTCATCAGGGGATCGTGGCACCGATGGGCACCCTCGAAGACTACAAGACCCGTGCCGAACGCCAGGCACTGAGCGATGTGCTCAACCGTCACAGCGACAACCTGAGCGTCGCGGCCCGGGTGCTGGGCGTGTCACGGCCGACGTTCTATCGCTTGCTGCACAAGCATCAGATCCGCTGA
- a CDS encoding GntR family transcriptional regulator, with translation MQFAPSYAERPPITAEEEAYNFLLEAICGGRFHKGDRLIAEDIASEIGMSRMPVREAFRRLDAQGLVTLRPNRGAVVSGLDIDELQEVFEMRSALEGLAIRVAVGRIGDRQLAALERLLDEMDDYRDESAEWVSRHRAFHEYLCSLSGRPRLLKQISALYSLVEAPMRLWLQHVEKPMSARQEHEVILEAIRAGDADKAEAVVRAHIEGTIPELIEFLQSKK, from the coding sequence ATGCAATTTGCTCCGTCTTACGCTGAACGTCCCCCGATAACCGCCGAGGAAGAGGCCTACAACTTCCTGCTGGAGGCCATTTGTGGTGGCCGCTTTCATAAGGGCGATCGGCTGATCGCCGAGGACATCGCCAGTGAGATCGGTATGAGTCGGATGCCGGTGCGCGAGGCGTTCCGTCGCCTGGATGCCCAGGGCCTGGTCACGCTTCGGCCCAATCGCGGCGCCGTTGTCAGCGGCCTGGACATCGACGAACTGCAGGAAGTGTTCGAGATGCGCAGCGCCCTCGAAGGCCTGGCGATCCGGGTGGCGGTAGGGCGCATTGGCGATCGCCAGTTGGCGGCCCTGGAGCGCTTGCTGGACGAGATGGACGACTACCGCGACGAAAGCGCCGAGTGGGTCAGCCGCCATCGGGCGTTTCACGAATACCTGTGCAGCCTCAGCGGTCGCCCGAGGTTGCTGAAGCAGATCAGTGCCCTTTATTCCCTGGTCGAGGCGCCCATGCGCCTGTGGTTGCAGCACGTGGAGAAACCCATGAGCGCGCGCCAGGAGCATGAGGTGATTCTCGAGGCGATACGCGCCGGTGACGCCGACAAGGCCGAGGCGGTAGTCCGGGCGCACATCGAAGGCACCATCCCTGAGTTGATCGAGTTCCTGCAATCGAAAAAATAA
- a CDS encoding ABC transporter substrate-binding protein has product MHKPHVLIAAISLGLFAQWASAAPVVPERLIKADKLVYCSGMDSPPLVSFDEAQKPKGLTVDLGLEIAKRLDNKKVEWRVVPFSGLLPALLAKQCDMIVDQLFDKPERREVIDIVNYMYSSQAVVVPKGNPKAIKTLTDLSTRKIAVLNGSTIKTLLDAENEKLTKAGKPAMKLVVYNTDTDAFQALRINQVDAYGTTVETAGYYAAMAPDLFEEGVPAFSRILTGIGIRKDDPQLSAAVQQVISDMRSDGSYSQLLNKWHVAGDTLD; this is encoded by the coding sequence ATGCATAAGCCTCACGTGTTGATTGCCGCAATATCCCTGGGACTCTTTGCACAGTGGGCGTCTGCTGCCCCCGTGGTGCCGGAGCGCCTGATCAAGGCTGACAAACTCGTCTACTGCTCGGGCATGGATTCGCCGCCGCTGGTGTCCTTCGATGAGGCCCAGAAACCCAAGGGACTGACCGTCGACCTGGGCCTGGAAATCGCCAAGCGCCTGGACAACAAGAAGGTGGAATGGCGGGTCGTGCCGTTTTCCGGATTGCTCCCCGCGTTGTTGGCCAAACAGTGCGACATGATCGTCGACCAGCTGTTCGACAAGCCCGAACGCCGGGAAGTGATCGACATCGTCAACTACATGTACTCCAGCCAGGCGGTGGTAGTGCCCAAAGGCAACCCGAAGGCAATCAAGACGCTTACAGACCTTTCCACGCGCAAGATTGCAGTGCTCAACGGCTCCACCATCAAGACCCTGCTCGACGCCGAGAATGAAAAACTGACCAAGGCCGGCAAGCCTGCGATGAAGCTGGTGGTCTACAACACCGACACCGATGCGTTCCAGGCACTGCGGATCAACCAGGTCGATGCCTATGGCACCACCGTGGAAACCGCCGGCTATTACGCTGCCATGGCCCCCGACCTGTTTGAAGAAGGGGTTCCGGCCTTCAGCCGGATTCTCACCGGCATCGGCATTCGCAAGGACGATCCGCAACTGAGCGCCGCGGTGCAGCAGGTGATCAGCGACATGCGCAGCGATGGCAGCTACAGCCAGTTGCTCAACAAATGGCACGTCGCCGGCGACACTCTCGATTGA
- a CDS encoding amino acid ABC transporter permease, whose amino-acid sequence MNFNWDVFWQYLLQPSGVYLTGLWLTCLISVLAMLLGCVLGLAAALLRLSKNPLLHMPVRFYVWLMRGTPLLVQIVFLYTALAAGGIFRFEDVDLFGLVIPGNIQAAIIALGLNEGAYMAEIIRAGIGAVDKGQYEAGRSLGMTFARLMRRIILPQAFRVIVPPLGNEFNVMLKNTTLVSVIGVQELLLSTQMVTSATFRVFELYLVVAIYFLLLTTLWGFFQRWLEARFGQSDRPSSPPPAATRMFGRSTLKLLRER is encoded by the coding sequence ATGAACTTCAATTGGGATGTGTTCTGGCAGTACCTGTTGCAGCCCAGTGGGGTCTACCTCACCGGGCTCTGGCTGACCTGCCTGATCAGCGTGCTGGCGATGTTGCTGGGCTGTGTCCTGGGCCTGGCGGCGGCGCTGTTGCGCTTGTCGAAGAACCCGTTGCTGCACATGCCGGTGCGCTTTTATGTGTGGCTGATGCGCGGCACGCCGTTGCTGGTGCAGATTGTCTTTCTCTACACCGCACTGGCCGCCGGCGGGATCTTCCGCTTCGAGGACGTCGACCTGTTCGGCCTGGTGATTCCCGGCAATATCCAGGCGGCGATCATTGCCCTGGGTCTAAACGAAGGCGCCTACATGGCCGAGATCATCCGCGCCGGCATCGGCGCGGTCGACAAGGGCCAGTATGAGGCCGGGCGTTCCCTGGGCATGACTTTCGCCAGGCTGATGCGCCGCATCATTCTGCCCCAGGCGTTCCGGGTGATCGTGCCGCCGCTGGGCAACGAGTTCAACGTGATGCTCAAGAACACCACGCTGGTCAGCGTGATCGGCGTACAGGAACTGCTGCTCAGTACCCAGATGGTCACGTCGGCGACGTTCCGGGTGTTCGAGCTGTACCTGGTGGTGGCGATCTACTTCCTGTTGCTGACGACCCTCTGGGGCTTCTTCCAGCGCTGGCTGGAGGCGCGCTTCGGTCAATCGGACCGGCCCTCGTCGCCGCCGCCGGCCGCGACGCGGATGTTCGGCCGTAGCACCCTGAAATTGCTGAGGGAACGTTAA
- a CDS encoding amino acid ABC transporter ATP-binding protein codes for MAHKSEELIIEALDVHKSFGDLEILKGISLQVRRGEVVVLIGASGSGKTTFIRCINLLEDIQGGRIRVNGQAMGYRERADGSLVRDSERNIARQRRDIGMVFQRFNLFPHMTALENIIEAPIQVLGMPRAAALEQARSLLARVGLADKASHYPAMLSGGQQQRVAIARALAMKPQAMLFDEPTSALDPETVGEVLQVMKELAEEGMTMVVVTHEMGFAREVADRVVVLDQGELIEQGPPEQIFSHPSHPRTRAFLSRVL; via the coding sequence ATGGCGCACAAAAGTGAAGAACTGATCATTGAGGCGCTGGATGTCCACAAGTCCTTCGGCGACCTGGAGATCCTCAAGGGCATTTCCCTGCAAGTACGCCGTGGCGAGGTGGTGGTGCTGATCGGCGCCTCCGGGTCCGGCAAGACCACCTTCATCCGCTGCATCAATCTGCTGGAGGACATCCAGGGCGGACGCATCCGTGTCAACGGCCAGGCCATGGGTTACCGGGAACGGGCCGATGGCAGCCTGGTGCGCGATTCAGAGCGCAACATCGCCCGCCAGCGCCGGGACATCGGCATGGTGTTTCAACGCTTCAACCTGTTCCCCCACATGACCGCCCTGGAGAACATCATCGAGGCGCCGATCCAGGTGCTCGGGATGCCGCGCGCCGCCGCGCTGGAACAGGCCCGCAGCCTGCTCGCACGGGTCGGCCTGGCGGACAAGGCCAGCCACTATCCCGCCATGCTCTCCGGCGGACAGCAGCAGCGTGTGGCGATAGCCCGGGCATTGGCGATGAAACCCCAGGCGATGCTGTTCGACGAGCCCACCAGCGCCCTCGACCCGGAAACCGTGGGCGAGGTTTTGCAAGTGATGAAGGAACTGGCGGAAGAGGGCATGACCATGGTGGTGGTGACCCACGAAATGGGTTTTGCCCGCGAAGTGGCTGACCGTGTGGTGGTCCTGGACCAGGGCGAGCTGATCGAGCAAGGACCGCCGGAGCAGATTTTCAGCCACCCCAGCCATCCGCGTACCCGGGCTTTCCTCAGTCGCGTGCTCTGA
- a CDS encoding gamma-glutamyltransferase family protein, giving the protein MLKFSAHEYPYPSQRQSVFARRGMVAASQPLAAQAGIEIMQKGGNAIDAAIATAAALTVVEPTGCGIGGDAFALVWCKGQLHGLNGNGHAPASLSVEAVKAAGHERMPLYGWTPVTVPGCPSAWAELSQRFGKLPFAELLQPAISLAREGFAVSPVVAHQWQIALNEFTPHRDQVLSAWFDTFLIEGRVPRAGEIFRNPAQARTLEELATSRCESLYRGALAERLDSHSRATGGYLRSTDLRDYRAQWVEPIRVNYRGIDVWEIPPSGQGLVALMALKILEGFSFDHRDSQQTWHRQLEAMKLAYSDGLHYITDPRHMRVAVADLLSDDYSARRRGQIGEQAQPPKPGDPHASGTVYLATADEEGNMVSFIQSNYHGFGSGVVLPHSGIALQNRGQEFSLDPTHANCLAPGKKTFHTIIPGFLTQNGQALGPFGVMGGYMQPQGHVQMVMNLVDFGLNPQAALDAPRWQWLGGMKVGIEHGASAHLVNALARRGHEVQVSSDLTDYGRGQIILRDPVSGVLCGGTEPRADSHIAVW; this is encoded by the coding sequence ATGTTGAAATTTTCTGCTCATGAGTACCCGTATCCGTCGCAACGCCAGAGTGTCTTTGCCCGTCGCGGCATGGTCGCCGCCTCCCAGCCCCTGGCCGCACAAGCGGGGATCGAGATCATGCAAAAGGGCGGCAATGCCATCGACGCCGCCATCGCCACGGCGGCGGCGCTGACGGTGGTCGAGCCCACCGGGTGCGGCATCGGCGGTGACGCCTTCGCCCTGGTCTGGTGCAAGGGCCAGTTGCACGGCCTCAACGGCAACGGGCACGCACCGGCGTCCCTGAGTGTCGAAGCGGTCAAGGCCGCTGGCCATGAACGGATGCCGCTCTACGGCTGGACACCGGTGACGGTGCCCGGTTGTCCATCGGCCTGGGCCGAGCTGTCGCAACGCTTCGGTAAGCTGCCCTTTGCCGAGCTGCTGCAACCGGCGATCAGCCTGGCGCGGGAGGGCTTTGCGGTGTCGCCGGTGGTTGCCCATCAATGGCAGATCGCCTTGAACGAGTTCACACCTCATCGTGACCAAGTGCTGAGTGCTTGGTTCGACACCTTCCTGATCGAGGGGCGAGTGCCGCGGGCGGGGGAGATTTTCCGCAACCCGGCCCAGGCCCGTACCCTCGAAGAACTTGCCACCAGCCGCTGCGAAAGCCTCTATCGCGGCGCCTTGGCCGAACGCCTGGATAGCCATTCCCGGGCCACCGGCGGCTACCTGCGCAGTACCGACCTCAGGGATTATCGCGCCCAGTGGGTGGAGCCTATCCGCGTCAACTACCGAGGCATCGACGTCTGGGAGATCCCACCGAGCGGGCAGGGCCTGGTGGCGTTGATGGCGCTGAAAATACTCGAAGGTTTCAGCTTCGATCACCGCGACAGCCAACAGACCTGGCACCGCCAACTGGAAGCAATGAAGCTGGCCTACAGCGACGGTCTGCACTACATCACCGATCCACGGCATATGCGCGTGGCGGTGGCCGACTTGCTGAGTGACGATTACAGCGCCCGTCGCCGCGGGCAGATCGGCGAGCAGGCCCAGCCACCCAAACCTGGCGATCCCCACGCCAGCGGCACGGTGTACCTGGCGACCGCCGACGAAGAAGGCAATATGGTTTCGTTCATCCAGAGCAACTACCACGGCTTTGGCTCCGGCGTGGTGTTGCCCCACAGCGGGATCGCCCTGCAAAACCGCGGGCAGGAATTCAGCCTCGATCCGACGCACGCCAACTGCCTCGCGCCGGGCAAGAAGACCTTCCACACCATCATCCCCGGCTTCCTCACCCAGAACGGCCAGGCCCTTGGCCCCTTCGGTGTCATGGGCGGCTACATGCAGCCCCAGGGGCACGTGCAGATGGTCATGAACCTGGTGGACTTCGGTTTGAACCCACAGGCGGCCCTGGACGCGCCGCGCTGGCAGTGGCTGGGCGGGATGAAGGTCGGCATCGAGCACGGCGCTTCAGCGCATCTGGTCAACGCCCTGGCGCGACGCGGCCATGAGGTGCAGGTCAGCAGTGACCTGACCGACTACGGGCGCGGGCAGATTATCCTCCGCGACCCGGTCAGTGGTGTGTTGTGCGGAGGCACTGAGCCTCGGGCGGATTCGCATATTGCGGTTTGGTGA
- a CDS encoding aldehyde dehydrogenase family protein — translation MTFDSSDAALSINPANGEQIGRYPYESVSEMEATLVRVQAGFEQWRDVEVEVRAGVLLNLASQLRAQAEGMAQLAANEMGKPVVQGRAEVEKCAALCEWYAQHGPRMLEPEPTSVEDNKAYVAYRPLGAVLAVMPWNFPFWQVMRGAVPIILSGNPYVLKHAPNVMGCAYRLQQAWRDAGLPDGVFEVINVTPSTVSRAIEDPRIATVAVTGSVRAGSAIAAQAGAALKKCVLELGGSDPFVVLADADIDEAVKAAVVGRFQNSGQVCIAAKRIIVEQSVAREFESKFVDAVAALKLGDPLESATYIGPMARPDLRDELDGQVKATVAQGAKLLLGGHKIEGIGNYYEPTILAGVRPGMTSFVEELFGPVASLIVARDAEHALELANDSEFGLAGSLWTADVEKARHLAARMITGGVFINGYVATDPRVPIGGVKKSGFGRELSHFGLREFCNAQTVWLDRR, via the coding sequence ATGACCTTCGATAGCTCTGACGCTGCCCTCTCCATCAACCCGGCCAACGGCGAACAGATCGGTCGTTATCCCTATGAGTCTGTCAGCGAAATGGAGGCGACCCTGGTTCGCGTACAAGCTGGCTTTGAGCAATGGCGGGACGTTGAGGTAGAAGTCAGGGCCGGAGTCTTGCTCAACCTCGCCTCCCAGCTCCGCGCCCAGGCTGAAGGGATGGCTCAGCTGGCTGCGAACGAAATGGGCAAACCTGTCGTTCAGGGGCGTGCCGAGGTGGAAAAATGCGCCGCGTTATGTGAATGGTACGCCCAGCATGGGCCACGCATGTTGGAACCTGAGCCTACATCGGTTGAGGACAATAAAGCCTATGTCGCTTACCGGCCGCTCGGGGCCGTCCTAGCGGTCATGCCCTGGAATTTCCCGTTCTGGCAGGTGATGAGGGGCGCGGTGCCGATCATCCTGTCCGGCAACCCGTATGTCCTCAAGCATGCGCCCAACGTCATGGGCTGCGCTTATAGGCTTCAACAAGCCTGGCGGGATGCCGGGCTGCCCGACGGCGTTTTTGAGGTCATCAACGTGACGCCGTCGACGGTGTCCAGGGCCATCGAAGACCCACGCATCGCTACGGTGGCTGTCACTGGCAGTGTCCGTGCAGGCTCAGCCATTGCCGCGCAGGCCGGTGCGGCGCTGAAAAAATGTGTTTTGGAACTGGGTGGGTCCGACCCGTTCGTGGTCCTGGCTGATGCGGATATTGATGAGGCCGTGAAAGCCGCCGTTGTCGGACGTTTTCAAAACAGCGGCCAGGTATGCATTGCCGCCAAACGCATCATCGTCGAACAAAGCGTGGCCAGAGAGTTCGAGAGCAAGTTCGTTGATGCAGTCGCTGCGCTCAAGCTGGGAGATCCGCTTGAAAGCGCCACTTACATTGGCCCTATGGCGCGCCCCGATCTGCGGGACGAGCTGGACGGACAAGTCAAGGCAACCGTCGCCCAAGGCGCGAAGCTGCTGTTGGGCGGTCACAAAATAGAAGGGATCGGCAATTACTACGAGCCGACGATTCTGGCAGGCGTCCGCCCCGGGATGACCTCGTTCGTGGAGGAACTGTTCGGACCGGTCGCCTCGCTGATCGTTGCCAGGGACGCGGAACACGCACTTGAACTGGCAAACGACAGCGAGTTCGGCCTAGCGGGCAGCCTCTGGACTGCTGACGTTGAAAAGGCCAGGCATCTGGCCGCGCGCATGATCACGGGCGGTGTGTTTATCAACGGCTATGTCGCCACCGATCCCCGCGTTCCCATCGGCGGTGTCAAGAAAAGCGGCTTTGGGCGGGAGCTCTCTCACTTTGGGCTCAGAGAGTTCTGCAACGCCCAAACGGTCTGGCTGGATCGCCGCTGA
- a CDS encoding acetoacetate decarboxylase family protein gives MSYVWTRQQLDEYRSYYDNIRTHHSYSYVNYSTTAEFVRSVLPPCLNVCEKPIVSVGFLSFMEWVNGVPNRMGRDRAAIIGVNAEYKGVEGSYYLTVLETEEVNIVTGREFWGMPKKQGTIDYFEDGDNFHGIAGRKNHDLIQLNACLGEEQGGMSEMPEYYFDLRCGYEVNARSIRNPELVIFKNSTLIKRFRPITHSQLQLTGSPFDTGVGTVPVGDFIEGGHLGGETSYIVEQVVDLSKDGVDYAPYLMGRLYDDWPDVRR, from the coding sequence ATGAGTTATGTTTGGACTCGACAGCAGTTGGACGAATACCGGAGCTATTACGATAATATCCGCACGCACCACAGTTACAGTTATGTCAATTATTCCACCACCGCTGAGTTCGTGCGGAGCGTGCTTCCGCCGTGCCTGAATGTTTGCGAGAAACCGATAGTCTCGGTCGGATTCCTGTCGTTCATGGAGTGGGTGAATGGCGTACCGAATCGTATGGGACGCGACCGTGCCGCCATTATTGGCGTCAATGCCGAATATAAAGGCGTTGAAGGCAGTTACTATTTGACCGTTCTCGAAACGGAGGAAGTCAACATCGTCACCGGGCGTGAGTTCTGGGGGATGCCAAAAAAGCAGGGGACGATTGATTACTTCGAAGACGGCGACAACTTTCATGGCATCGCCGGCAGGAAGAATCATGACCTGATCCAGCTCAATGCTTGCTTGGGGGAAGAACAGGGCGGCATGAGTGAAATGCCCGAGTATTATTTCGACCTGCGCTGCGGTTATGAAGTGAATGCACGCTCAATCCGCAACCCCGAACTGGTGATTTTCAAGAATTCCACATTGATCAAGCGCTTCCGTCCGATCACTCACTCGCAACTGCAGCTCACCGGCTCGCCATTCGACACCGGCGTAGGTACGGTGCCGGTCGGAGACTTTATAGAGGGTGGCCATCTCGGCGGGGAGACATCCTACATTGTCGAGCAGGTGGTGGATCTGTCGAAGGATGGCGTTGATTACGCGCCCTATCTGATGGGGCGACTGTACGACGACTGGCCGGATGTCCGTCGATAA
- a CDS encoding TetR/AcrR family transcriptional regulator, with amino-acid sequence MPSPAATEDQEIESQVKYGRTQKRSRKIEEINDAAAQVFIRDGYAEFSARKVAKEMGISLSTLQHYCGNTENLCLQMIKAKLESFVFRFQEIYTDSHTPPMEKLALAIRENVAATLDHYTGRLFFQMGALATQDERIKEVMIEQYEYFLTGLRYLVREINPQLNPDAVDTYSGLIATMIEGNFFYQWQPSLTPEIRAQMLDTSIALWSNTLMNPPRPMLLTDEV; translated from the coding sequence ATGCCCTCGCCTGCTGCCACCGAAGACCAAGAGATAGAGAGCCAGGTCAAATATGGCCGCACTCAGAAAAGGTCGAGAAAGATCGAAGAGATAAATGATGCGGCGGCGCAAGTGTTCATCCGTGACGGCTACGCGGAGTTTTCCGCCCGCAAGGTGGCGAAGGAAATGGGCATCAGCCTGAGCACCCTGCAGCATTACTGCGGGAATACCGAAAATCTTTGCTTGCAGATGATCAAGGCCAAACTTGAGTCTTTTGTGTTCCGCTTCCAGGAGATCTACACCGACAGCCATACGCCGCCTATGGAAAAGCTGGCCCTGGCGATTCGGGAAAATGTGGCGGCGACCCTGGATCATTACACGGGCAGGTTGTTTTTCCAGATGGGCGCACTGGCGACCCAGGATGAACGCATCAAAGAGGTCATGATCGAGCAGTACGAGTATTTTCTGACCGGCCTGAGGTACCTCGTCCGTGAGATCAATCCCCAACTGAATCCGGACGCTGTCGATACCTACAGCGGGCTCATCGCAACGATGATTGAAGGTAACTTCTTTTACCAATGGCAACCCAGCCTCACCCCTGAGATCCGGGCACAGATGCTCGATACCTCGATAGCGCTCTGGAGCAACACGCTGATGAATCCACCTCGCCCCATGTTACTCACGGACGAGGTGTAG